Proteins encoded together in one Branchiostoma lanceolatum isolate klBraLanc5 chromosome 11, klBraLanc5.hap2, whole genome shotgun sequence window:
- the LOC136444766 gene encoding tetratricopeptide repeat protein 4-like translates to MGPSTLNASGKMAASKEEKIREMIEKMDKDLDEWVESRPKRQPDKEAWTEDNWEEEMKKHPAFCSEPPEDIDDAEKYPAWAALQAIKYDEDDTPEEKALQYKDEGNYYFKLKLYKKATIAYTIGLQQKCQKPEVNAILLTNRAAAHFHLGNNRTALGDVTKAKELKPDHVKALNRGALCCMELKQFADAVTWCDELLRLTPENKTIQQLRSKADKLKRAQEKDRRKAQAQEKKQKAQHNRLLQAIKSRGIQLQMPDSRDSSDEDDVAESMDRLQLASLEASFPSTGAKVCLDENNCLVWPVMFMYPEYMQTDFIQEFHEESRLADHLDAMFGSERAPWDVEGKYKSHNIEVYFEETSKSKIHKVTPDTILKDILSDPRYKVLAGTPSFILLPKACRFTEEYLRKAADASVS, encoded by the exons ATGGGCCCTTCCACCCTCAATGCATCAGGCAAGATGGCGGCCTCCAAGGAAGAAAAAATCCGTGAGATGATAGAAAAGATGGATAAAGATCTTGACGAGTGGGTTGAATCTCGTCCCAAAAGACAACCCGACAAGGAAGCATGGACGGAAGACAACTGGGAAGAG GAGATGAAGAAGCATCCTGCCTTCTGCTCTGAGCCTCCAGAGGATATTGATGATGCAGAGAAGTACCCAGCCTGGGCTGCCCTACAGGCTATTAAATATGACGAGGATGACACCCCTGAAG AAAAAGCCCTGCAGTACAAGGATGAAGGTAACTATTACTTCAAGCTGAAGCTGTACAAGAAAGCGACCATTGCCTACACCATAGGCCTTCAACAGAAGTGTCAGAAACCTGAGGTTAATGCCATCCTCCTGACCAATAGGGCTGCAGCACACTTCCATCTAG GTAACAACAGGACTGCCCTTGGTGATGTTACCAAGGCAAAAGAGCTAAAGCCTGACCATGTCAAAGCTTTGAATCGGG GAGCCTTGTGTTGTATGGAGTTGAAGCAGTTTGCTGATGCTGTGACGTGGTGTGATGAGCTGCTCAGA TTGACTCCAGAGAACAAGACCATTCAACAGCTTCGGTCAAAGGCAGATAAACTAAAG AGAGCTCAGGAGAAGGACAGAAGAAAAGCTCAAGCACAGGAGAAAAAGCAGAAGGCCCAACACAATAGACTGCTTCAGGCTATTAAG TCTCGAGGCATCCAGCTCCAGATGCCAGACAGTCGTGACTCTAGTGACGAGGATGACGTGGCGGAATCCATGGACCGGCTTCAGCTGGCCAGCTTGGAGGCTTCCTTTCCCAGCACTGGGGCAAAG GTGTGCTTGGATGAGAATAACTGCTTGGTGTGGCCTGTGATGTTTATGTACCCAGAGTACATGCAGACAGACTTCATTCAGGAGTTCCACGAAGAATCAAG ACTAGCCGACCATCTTGATGCAATGTTTGGCAGTGAGCGTGCGCCGTGGGATGTGGAAGGAAAATATAAATCTCACAATATTGAG GTGTACTTTGAGGAGACGTCAAAAAGTAAAATTCACAAGGTGACTCCTGACACGATCTTAAAGGACATCCTTTCAGATCCTAG GTACAAAGTGCTTGCTGGCACACCGTCCTTCATACTCCTGCCCAAGGCCTGCAGGTTTACTGAAGAATACCTCAGAAAAGCAGCAGATGCTTCTGTCAGCTGA